One stretch of Miscanthus floridulus cultivar M001 chromosome 18, ASM1932011v1, whole genome shotgun sequence DNA includes these proteins:
- the LOC136520077 gene encoding cytoplasmic 60S subunit biogenesis factor REI1 homolog 1-like, with product MPTATCNACNVVFVDDEQKRIHYRSEWHRYNLKRKVAGVPGVTEALFLAWEAALSEGTTPTLYGCTLCGKEYTSSGAHEQHLSSRSHLMRAASQSQEPSRSSTAGGITPLPVRTTTTVEEDEDEELPDESTSNSMQATNAADSSRRDEEIEELELDPSCCFMCDLKHGTVDECMVHLHRKHGFFVPDSEYLKDPGGLLAYVGLKVKRDFICLYCDDRRRAFQSLEAVRKHMHAKGHCKVRFGDGGDDEDADLEDFYDYSSRYADVDGKQLVAAADGNCGIELGIGGSELVITNKSGKGTRVRSLGSREFIRYYRQKPRPSSSTTRRALALSMPSRYKSVGLVTVSSELQTVRMKM from the exons ATGCCGACGGCGACCTGCAACGCGTGCAACGTGGTGTTCGTCGACGATGAGCAGAAGCGGATCCACTACCGCTCCGAGTGGCACCGCTACAACCTCAAGCGCAAG GTGGCTGGAGTTCCTGGCGTGACGGAGGCTCTGTTTTTGGCATGGGAAGCCGCTCTCTCGGAGGGAACCACTCCGACGCTATACGGCTGTACTCTGTGCGGGAAGGAGTACACGAGCTCTGGAGCTCACGAGCAGCACCTCAGCTCGCGATCGCATCTCATGAGAGCCGCCTCTCAGTCTCAGGAGCCCAGTCGTTCCTCCACCGCCGGAGGAATCACACCGCTTCCGGTTCGCACCACCACCACGGTAGAAGAGGATGAAGACGAAGAGTTGCCTGACGAATCCACTTCGAACAGCATGCAAGCGACGAACGCGGCGGATTCCTCTAGACGCGACGAGGAGATTGAAGAGTTGGAGTTGGACCCATCGTGCTGTTTCATGTGTGACCTCAAGCACGGCACCGTGGACGAGTGCATGGTCCATCTGCACAGGAAGCACGGGTTCTTCGTACCTGACAGTGAGTACTTGAAGGATCCCGGTGGCCTTCTTGCCTACGTTGGACTGAAG GTGAAGCGGGATTTTATCTGCCTCTACTGCGACGACAGACGCCGGGCCTTTCAGAGCCTGGAGGCCGTCAGGAAACACATGCATGCAAAGGGACACTGCAAAGTGCGGTTTGGTGACGGCGGAGATGACGAGGACGCGGATCTCGAGGATTTCTACGATTACAGTAGCAG GTATGCCGATGTGGATGGCAAGCAGTTGGTTGCTGCTGCTGATGGTAACTGTGGCATTGAGCTTGGAATTGGCGGGTCAGAGCTAGTAATCACAAACAAGAGTGGAAAAGGAACCCGTGTCCGATCACTCGGTTCTCGGGAGTTCATCCGCTACTACCGTCAGAAACCGCGGCCTTCTTCTTCTACGACACGTCGTGCTCTTGCGCTCTCCATGCCGTCCAG ATACAAGAGCGTGGGTTTGGTGACAGTTTCGTCTGAGCTGCAAACTGTGAGGATGAAGATGTAA
- the LOC136520084 gene encoding uncharacterized protein: MAPPPPPLPEELVEEILLRFPPDDPARLVQAALVCKRWCAIVSGAGFRRRFGKFHRAPPLLGFVSNVRFQRQRGAVEFVPTCSLPASQVHSRKGHVRVVDAHHGRVLLHRISAGWGLPWPDVLMVWDPTTDVQEEVPFPDSGGSMILF, translated from the coding sequence atggcgccgccgccgccgccgctgccggaggAGCTGGTGGAGGAGATCCTGCTCCGATTCCCGCCCGATGACCCAGCACGCCTTGTCCAGGCCGCCCTCGTCTGCAAGCGCTGGTGCGCCATCGTCTCCGGCGCCGGCTTCCGCCGCAGATTCGGCAAGTTCCACCGCGCCCCACCCCTGCTCGGCTTCGTCTCCAATGTCCGCTTCCAACGTCAACGCGGTGCGGTCGAATTCGTCCCCACCTGCTCCTTGCCCGCGTCCCAAGTCCACAGCCGCAAGGGGCACGTGCGCGTCGTCGACGCCCACCACGGCCGCGTCCTCCTCCACAGGATCTCCGCTGGTTGGGGTCTTCCCTGGCCCGATGTCCTTATGGTCTGGGACCCTACCACGGACGTGCAAGAAGAAGTGCCCTTTCCGGACAGTGGCGGATCTATGATTTTGTTTTAG
- the LOC136520075 gene encoding cytoplasmic 60S subunit biogenesis factor REI1 homolog 1-like: MPTVTCNACNSGFDDEEQQRLHYRSEWHRYNLKRKVAGVPGVTEALFLARQAALAEGSKPASTPMLYSCALCGKEYRSSKAHEQHLNSRSHLLKASQEPNASIAGITIVKPLPERVPRRAPSAVEEDEDDDEEEWVEVDPSEMELADESTSNMQEDEQSSKSDDDMADLEELDISSCFMCDLKHDTIEDCMVHMHRKHGFFIPDSEYLKDPSGLLTYVGLKVKRDFICLYCNDRCQPFFSLEAVRKHMEAKGHCKLRYGDGGDDEDADLEDFYDYSSSYVDAEGKQLVAVDDSNNNIELGTGGSELVITNKSDKGTRVRTLGSREFIRYYRQKPRPSVATDRALALSLASSYKSMGLVTVQSKEQMVRLKVLHAMNKTGVETMRNKIGMKSNVIRNLPKNCPH, encoded by the exons ATGCCGACGGTTACCTGCAACGCGTGCAACTCGGGGTTCGACGACGAGGAGCAGCAGCGGCTCCACTACCGCTCCGAATGGCACCGCTACAACCTCAAGCGCAAG GTCGCTGGAGTTCCTGGTGTCACAGAGGCTCTGTTTCTGGCTAGGCAAGCTGCTTTGGCGGAGGGGAGCAAGCCTGCAAGCACCCCAATGCTTTACAGCTGTGCTCTTTGTGGAAAGGAGTACAGGAGCTCGAAAGCTCATGAGCAGCATCTTAACTCGCGATCACATCTTTTGAAAGCCTCTCAGGAGCCCAATGCCTCTATTGCTGGTATTACAATAGTCAAGCCACTTCCTGAACGAGTCCCACGCAGAGCTCCATCTGCAGTAGAGGAGGATGAAGATGACGATGAGGAGGAGTGGGTTGAAGTTGACCCAAGTGAGATGGAGTTGGCTGATGAGTCTACTTCAAACATGCAAGAAGATGAGCAGTCCTCCAAATCAGATGATGACATGGCTGATCTTGAAGAGTTGGATATCTCGTCGTGTTTCATGTGTGATCTGAAGCATGACACCATAGAAGACTGCATGGTCCATATGCATAGGAAGCATGGGTTTTTCATACCTGACAGTGAATACTTGAAGGATCCCAGTGGTCTTCTTACTTATGTCGGGCTGAAG GTGAAGCGTGATTTTATCTGCCTCTACTGCAATGACAGATGCCAGCCCTTCTTCAGTCTGGAGGCTGTCAGGAAACACATGGAAGCAAAGGGGCATTGCAAGTTGcggtatggagatggtggagatgatgaagatgctgaCCTTGAGGATTTCTATGATTACAGCAGCAG TTATGTTGATGCAGAAGGTAAGCAGTTGGTTGCTGTTGATGACTCTAACAACAACATTGAGCTGGGAACCGGTGGGTCTGAGCTAGTAATAACAAACAAGAGTGACAAAGGCACTCGGGTCAGAACCCTTGGTTCTAGGGAATTTATCCGCTACTATCGCCAGAAACCACGGCCTTCTGTTGCAACAGACCGTGCGCTTGCACTTTCACTGGCTTCCAG CTACAAGAGCATGGGTTTGGTGACAGTTCAGTCTAAGGAGCAGATGGTAAGGCTGAAAGTTCTCCATGCAATGAACAAGACCGGGGTCGAGACGATGCGAAACAAGATCGGGATGAAGAGCAATGTGATCCGAAACCTCCCTAAGAACTGCCCGCATTAG